The following are encoded together in the Phaseolus vulgaris cultivar G19833 chromosome 9, P. vulgaris v2.0, whole genome shotgun sequence genome:
- the LOC137821053 gene encoding topless-related protein 2-like, protein MLSLNQEVVFLILQFLKEENFKDTMHRLEQETGLFFNVKYFEEKVLAGEWDNVEKYLFGFTKVDENQHSMMIFFEIRKQKYLEALDRKDRVRAVEILVNDLKVFQSFNEYLFKEITNLITLNDFRENEELSKYGDTKTARNILILELKRLIQANPHFQDKLKFPSFRPSRLRTLINQSLNWQHQLCKNPMPSPEIKTLLINHCCSPANGSTARSSVNIPIAPVINPSSYASLGGHVRPFAPSQSVSNVNALAGWTLNGTPSTSSQIPQGAPNTLGMLDHSNNGHEQVMTQIPTTQHIEEGTNNAPPQQLFDDLPRIVVCTLQQGSPITAMDFHPAFHSLLAVGCANGEISLWEARHRERLISNPFRIWNISICSVLFQNKILKDPSVSVSRVAWGGDGNFIGVAFRKHLVQLYVYQAPNHLRPFLEIDAHAGGVNDLAFSILNKQLRIITCGDDKLIKVWDLNGKKLFNFEGHQAPIYSICPHEKENIQFIFSTSIDGKIKAWLYDALGSRLDYDAPGHWCTRMLYSTDGNRLFSCGTSKDGDSFLVEWNEREGVQKRTYVGFRKKSNGIVQFDTAKDRFLAAGEDNQIKFWDMDNVNLLFSTDAEGGLPSLPRLRFNKEGSLLVVTTSDGGLKLLSNSEGIKYFRVIEAPSHQTLQAPLGTKNGIDSMARGIEKKGNIDFASHKSKVWEITEIVNPLQCQTMTILADSVDPTNKVVRLIYTNSGVGLIALDSKGTQRLWKWSRNELNPSGKATTNVAPQLWQPNNGIQMINDVPNSSKATFPCMALSKNDSYVMSACGAKISLFNMMTFKVMTTFMSPPPLSTFLSFHPVDNNIVAIGMNDSTIHIYNVRVNEVKSILKGHHKYITGLAFSAQLNTLVSSGADAQLSFWSMNSWHKKKSISIQMGNGNVDVGDTQVQFNNDQVHLLVCHETQLALYDAFKMELIQRWVPQDWLFGSLSCATYSCNGQLVYATFTDGNIGIFDANTLKLKCRMASSAYLHQPSIIRQNVYPTVVAAHPGEPDQIAIGLSDGSIKVIEPRGCDRKWEN, encoded by the exons ATGTTATCTTTAAACCAAGAAGTGGTATTTCTCATTCTTCAATTTCTTAAGGAGGAGAACTTTAAAGATACTATGCACAG GTTAGAACAAGAAACAGGTTTGTTCTTCaatgttaaatattttgaagaaaaagtaTTGGCTGGAGAGTGGGACAATGTTGAGAAATACCTATTTGGATTTACAAAAGTTGATGAAAATCAACACTCCATGATGATTTTCTTTGAGATTAGGAAGCAAAAATATCTGGAAGCTTTAGATAG GAAAGACAGAGTTAGAGCGGTTGAAATTCTAGTGAATGATTTGAAAGTTTTTCAATCATTCAATGAATATTTGTTCAAAGAGATCACAAATCTTATAACCCTTAATGATTTTAg GGAAAATGAAGAATTGTCAAAGTATGGTGATACTAAAACAGCTCGAAATATATTGATATTAGAGCTTAAGAGATTAATTCAAGCAAATCCTCACTTTCAAGATAAGCTTAAATTTCCATCATTTAGGCCATCTCGGTTAAGAACCTTGATTAATCAAAG TTTGAATTGGCAGCATCAATTATGCAAGAATCCAATGCCAAGTCCAGAGATTAAAACTTTATTGATTAACCATTGTTGTTCACCTGCAAATGGATCCACTGCACGTAGTTCTGTCAACATTCCCATTGCACCAGTAATAAATCCTTCATCTTATGCTTCACTTGGAGGCCATGTTAGG CCATTTGCACCATCCCAATCTGTTTCTAATGTTAATGCTTTAGCTGGGTGGACATTGAATGGGACTCCTTCTACATCTTCCCAAATACCTCAAG GAGCACCTAATACTCTTGGAATGTTGGATCATTCAAACAATGGTCATGAACAAGTAATGACACAGATCCCAACTACACAACATATAGAAGAG GGTACAAACAATGCTCCACCTCAACAACTCTTTGATGATCTTCCTAGAATTGTTGTTTGTACATTGCAACAAGGTTCACCAATTACAGCCATGGATTTTCATCCTGCTTTTCATTCATTACTTGCTG TTGGTTGTGCAAACGGTGAAATTTCACTTTGGGAAGCAAGGCATCGAGAAAGGCTTATATCAAATCCTTTCAGAATATGGAATATTTCTATTTGTTCTGTCTTATTTCAG aataaaattttgaaagaccCTTCTGTATCCGTTAGTCGTGTAGCATGGGGTGGTGATGGAAATTTTATTG gGGTTGCTTTTAGAAAACATTTGGTTCAATTATATGTCTATCAAGCACCTAATCACCTACGACCGTTTTTAGAG ATTGATGCTCATGCTGGTGGTGTTAATGACTTGGCCTTTTCTATTTTGAACAAGCAATTGCGTATTATAACTTGTGGAGATGACAAGTTAATAAAG GTATGGGATTTAAATGGAAAGAAGCTTTTTAACTTTGAAGGACATCAAGCACCTATTTATTCTATTTGTCCTCatgaaaaggaaaatattcAG TTTATATTTTCAACTTCTATTGATGGGAAAATCAAGGCATGGTTATATGATGCCCTGGGCTCTCGATTGGACTATGATGCTCCTGGACACTGGTGCACCAGAATGCTCTATAGTACTGACGGAAATag ATTGTTCTCTTGTGGGACAAGTAAAGATGGAGATTCTTTCCTAGTTGAGTGGAATGAAAGAGAAGGAGTACAAAAAAGAACATATGTTGGGTTTAGAAAGAAATCTAACGGCATTGTGCAATTTGACACAGCAAAGGATCGTTTTCTGGCTGCTGGTGAAGATAATCAGATTAAGTTTTGGGATATGGATAATGTGAATCTTCTGTTCAGTACAGATGCTGAGGGTGGTCTTCCT AGTCTCCCTCGTTTGAGATTCAACAAGGAAGGGAGTTTGCTTGTTGTTACTACATCAGATGGTGGTTTGAAACTCCTTTCTAATTCCGAGGGCATTAAATACTTTAGGGTCATTGAAGCTCCATCTCATCAAACACTTCAAGCTCCACTTGGAACAAAG aaTGGAATTGATTCAATGGCTAGAGGCATagagaagaaaggaaatatTGATTTTGCATCCCACAAGTCAAAAGTTTGGGAAATTACAGAAATAGTTAACCCCCTTCAGTGTCAAACAATGACTATACTAGCTGATAGTGTCGATCCCACTAATAAG GTTGTTCGCCTTATTTACACAAATTCTGGAGTTGGTCTTATTGCTTTGGACTCAAAAGGGACTCAGAGGTTGTGGAAATGGAGTCGTAATGAATTGAATCCAAGTGGAAAG GCCACAACAAATGTTGCTCCGCAACTTTGGCAACCAAATAATGGTATTCAAATGATTAATGATGTCCCAAACTCTTCTAAAGCAACATTTCCCTGCATGGCACTCTCAAAGAATGATTCCTATGTTATGTCCGCATGTGGAGCAAAAATTTCATTATTCAACATGATGACTTTTAAG GTTATGACAACGTTTATGTCACCTCCACCACTTTCAACCTTCCTCTCATTTCATCCTGTAGATAACAATATTGTTGCAATCGGGATGAATGATTCCACCATTCACATTTATAATGTTAGGGTGAATGAG GTGAAATCTATATTAAAAGGTCATCATAAGTATATCACTGGTTTAGCTTTTTCAGCTCAACTGAATACATTGGTTTCATCTGGTGCAGATGCTCAA CTTTCTTTTTGGAGCATGAACTCATGGCATAAGAAGAAATCAATATCAATCCAAATGGGCAATGGGAATGTAGATGTTGGTGATACTCAAGTGCAATTCAACAATGATCAAGTGCACTTGTTGGTATGCCATGAGACTCAACTAGCATTATATGATGCTTTTAAAATGGAATTGATTCAAAGA TGGGTACCTCAAGACTGGTTGTTTGGTTCCTTATCATGTGCAACATATTCCTGCAATGGCCAACTAGTTTATGCAACTTTCACGGATGGAAATATTGGAATATTTGATGCCAACACTCTCAAGCTCAAATGTCGTATGGCTTCATCAGCATACCTACATCAACCCTCCATAATCAG GCAAAATGTGTATCCAACTGTTGTTGCAGCCCATCCTGGTGAGCCCGATCAAATTGCAATTGGGCTTTCTGATGGGTCAATTAAGGTTATTGAGCCTAGGGGGTGTGATAGGAAATGGGAAAATTAA
- the LOC137821561 gene encoding uncharacterized protein, translating to MGQQSDYKTQLVLEVCSISTRSVVCVHTLLSNPAKPPFIDWYCILGVEENAGVLTIRQKYHKLALQLHPDKNNHPKAEIAFNLISEAYMCLSDAAKRKAFDSKRHNNFCYECNRIPYTSKKVPVPGNSNGSSFKPRNITSGSRSYKVWRNIGEMRERLKEEAKVIQNCLRANLRSKKESPLYNPADYRHGSRFQHKVERELPVFNPMEYLYQGYPHTRGHVPKNCEACWYLHTQNLVHNDKGEAKYVSPVFEVRSQSKFANEPS from the exons ATGGGACAACAATCAGATTACAAAACCCAGTTGGTATTGGAGGTTTGCTCCATTTCCACACGTTCTGTTGTGTGTGTTCATACACTTCTCTCTAACCCTGCTAAGCCACCTTTCATAGATTGGTATTGCATTCTTGGA GTGGAAGAAAATGCAGGAGTGCTCACCATCCGCCAGAAATACCATAAACTTG CCTTGCAACTTCATCCGGACAAGAATAATCATCCAAAGGCTGAAATTGCATTCAATCTTATATCTGAG GCATATATGTGTCTGTCTGATGCTGCAAAAAGGAAAGCTTTTGACTCAAAAAGACATAACAATTTCTGCTATGAGTGCAATAGAATTCCATATACATCCAAAAAAGTACCTGTCCCTGGCAATTCCAATGGCTCAAGTTTCAAGCCACGGAATATCACTAGTGGATCAAGATCTTACAAAGTTTGGAGAAATATTGGGGAGATGAGAGAAAGGCTGAAGGAGGAGGCTAAGGTGATACAAAACTGTCTGCGAGCAAATTTAAGGTCAAAGAAAGAATCTCCCCTTTACAATCCTGCAGATTATAGACATGGAAGCAGGTTCCAGCATAAAGTTGAGAGAGAACTCCCTGTTTTCAATCCAATGGAATACTTGTACCAAGGGTATCCTCATACGAGAGGCCATGTTCCCAAGAATTGTGAGGCATGTTGGTATTTGCATACACAAAATCTTGTGCACAATGACAAGGGAGAAGCTAAGTATGTCTCCCCAGTATTTGAGGTCAGATCACAAAGTAAATTTGCTAATGAACCATCATGA
- the LOC137821008 gene encoding probable polygalacturonase encodes MFVALLLLVALSNAVRVSGDGGQCGSNPTLNPRPHSVSILEFGAVGDGRTLNTIAFQNAIFYLKSFADKGGAQLYVPPGKWLTGSFNLTSHLTLFLEKGAVIIGSQDPTHWDVIEPLPSYGRGLEVPGGRYQSLINGYMLHDVVVTGNNGTIDGMGMVWWEWYSSHSLNHSRPHLVEIVASDYVVVSNLTFLNAPAYSIHPVYCSHVHIQNVSISTPPESPYTVGIVPDSSEYVCIEDCIVGMGFDAISLKSGWDEYGIAYGRPTENVHIRRVHLHAFSGSALAFGSDMSGGISNVLVEHAHLLKSNSGIEFRTTRGRGGYMKDIVISDIQMENVHTAIAATGNCGSHPDDKFDPNALPLLDHITLRDVTGKNITIAGNFAGIEESPFTNICLSNITLSTNSVSPITWECSNVSGFADSVLPEPCPELGTPSYDSSSSCFYLHSISGKIAVQ; translated from the exons ATGTTT GTGGCATTGCTCTTGCTGGTGGCATTGAGCAATGCCGTGAGAGTTAGTGGAGATGGTGGGCAATGTGGTTCCAACCCAACACTAAACCCAAGACCACACAGTGTCTCCATTTTGGAGTTTGGTGCAGTTGGAGATGGTAGAACACTCAACACCATTGCGTTCCAGAATGCCATCTTCTATCTTAAGTCATTTGCCGATAAGGGTGGCGCTCAGCTCTATGTTCCTCCGGGTAAATGGCTCACTGGAAGCTTCAATCTTACCAGCCATCTCACCCTCTTTTTGGAAAAAGGTGCTGTCATTATTGGATCTCAG GATCCAACTCACTGGGATGTTATTGAACCCTTGCCTTCTTATGGCCGAGGCCTTGAAGTTCCTGGGGGAAGATATCAGAGCTTGATAAATGGATACATGTTACATGATGTGGTCGTAACAG GTAACAATGGAACCATTGATGGCATGGGAATGGTTTGGTGGGAGTGGTATAGCTCCCATTCCTTGAACCACAGCCGGCCTCATCTGGTTGAAATTGTAGCATCTGATTATGTGGTGGTTTCAAATCTTACATTCTTGAATGCCCCAGCTTATAGCATCCACCCGGTTTATTGCAG CCATGTACATATTCAAAATGTTTCAATCTCTACTCCTCCAGAATCTCCTTATACTGTTGGTATAGTGCCAG ATTCTTCTGAATATGTGTGTATAGAAGATTGTATTGTTGGCATGGGATTTGATGCAATTTCTCTAAAAAGTGGGTGGGATGAGTATGGCATTGCCTATGGCAGGCCAACTGAGAATGTACACATCAGAAGGGTGCATCTTCATGCATTTTCTGGCTCTGCTCTTGCTTTTGGCAGTGACATGTCTGGTGGCATTTCAAATGTTCTAGTGGAGCATGCTCATCTTTTGAAGTCAAACAGTGGCATTGAGTTTAGAACCACCAGAGGAAGAGGTGGTTATATGAAAGATATTGTTATATCAGACATACAAATGGAAAATGTGCACACAGCAATTGCTGCCACTGGTAATTGTGGTTCTCATCCTGATGACAAGTTTGATCCAAATGCACTCCCACTTTTGGATCACATTACCTTGAGGGATGTCACAGGTAAAAATATCACCATTGCTGGAAACTTTGCTGGAATAGAGGAATCCCCTTTCACAAACATATGCCTTTCCAACATAACCTTGTCTACAAATTCTGTTTCTCCCATTACTTGGGAATGCTCAAATGTGTCTGGATTTGCAGACTCAGTGCTCCCAGAACCATGTCCTGAACTTGGAACTCCATCATATGATTCTTCCTCCTCCTGTTTCTACCTTCACAGTATCAGTGGAAAAATTGCAGTGCAGTGA